The Anopheles merus strain MAF chromosome 2L, AmerM5.1, whole genome shotgun sequence genome has a segment encoding these proteins:
- the LOC121594493 gene encoding uncharacterized protein LOC121594493 → MSRTTRHRIGPSRYEFNDPAAADDRDERCRLLEEFERSQKAATQRYPLERTMDRTLSPALRERTKRCIKAVPPRFQPPSSIATRPTDGDSSRPSHELGSLIPAQKATTVQVTIDPRTKPRPLPPRVENWMENFLRKPARGRVRWRSKLHEQEPRCSDRPPADRVEQLIDVGAQDFVDWLNTLGADRSSLTTDVVKRLFSIESADETSRALSIAPKEIRAVPGQVATEWNVPQLALENRIAGLMEQDRALARGGIRRTAFGRGLPQELRSGWKQDDAQVGCDVERPDVPDDLRSLKRLFRDIWHLRSVKYLVDYLVERPALPRPRFLVEKGLFERQAVDAPVPFYRKVLSQKAIAESIKR, encoded by the coding sequence ATGAGCCGCACCACCCGGCACCGCATAGGCCCGTCGAGGTACGAATTCAACGACCCAGCCGCAGCTGACGACCGGGACGAACGATGTCGCCTGCTGGAAGAGTTCGAGCGAAGCCAGAAAGCGGCCACGCAACGGTATCCCCTCGAACGCACCATGGACCGCACACTGTCTCCGGCGCTGCGTGAAAGGACGAAGCGTTGCATAAAGGCGGTTCCGCCCCGTTTTCAGCCACCCTCGTCCATTGCCACCCGCCCAACCGACGGCGATAGCAGCCGCCCGTCCCACGAACTCGGCTCGCTAATTCCAGCGCAAAAAGCGACCACGGTCCAGGTGACGATAGACCCGCGCACCAAACCGCGACCCCTTCCGCCGAGGGTGGAAAATTGGATGGAAAACTTTCTCCGGAAGCCGGCGCGTGGCCGCGTCCGGTGGCGGTCGAAGCTGCACGAACAGGAACCACGCTGCTCGGACCGGCCGCCGGCCGACCGGGTCGAACAGCTGATCGACGTGGGAGCGCAAGACTTTGTCGACTGGCTGAACACGCTCGGCGCGGACCGGTCCAGCCTGACGACGGACGTGGTGAAGCGACTGTTCTCGATCGAGTCGGCCGACGAAACGTCCCGGGCGCTCAGCATCGCACCGAAGGAGATACGGGCCGTGCCGGGCCAGGTGGCGACGGAGTGGAACGTGCCGCAGCTGGCACTGGAGAACCGTATTGCAGGGCTGATGGAGCAGGACCGGGCACTGGCAAGGGGTGGCATTAGAAGGACAGCTTTCGGGCGTGGATTGCCGCAGGAGCTGCGGAGCGGTTGGAAGCAGGACGATGCACAGGTCGGGTGCGATGTGGAGCGACCAGACGTTCCGGACGATTTGAGGAGTTTGAAGCGACTGTTCCGTGACATCTGGCACCTGCGCTCGGTCAAGTATTTGGTGGACTATTTGGtcgagcgaccggcactgccccGGCCACGGTTTTTGGTGGAGAAGGGTCTGTTTGAGCGGCAGGCGGTTGACGCGCCGGTACCATTCTATCGGAAAGTTCTGTCCCAGAAAGCCATCGCGGAGAGCATCAAAAGATAG